A region from the Streptosporangium sp. NBC_01756 genome encodes:
- a CDS encoding DeoR/GlpR family DNA-binding transcription regulator, giving the protein MTTSNSPERNRPAQRQAEIAEHVLQHGSMSANDLSELFGVSLMTIHRDLDELERQGIVHKFRGGVSAQPSSVFESNVTYRLRTAREEKVALARRARALIEPGMAVMLDDSTTTLELARLLEDAAPLTVITNFLETIKLVAGMRGIRLITLGGEYYPTHDSFLGVPCIEAIEALRVDMLFASVSAVSNNYAYHQEQEIVLVKRAMIRAAQKSVLSVDHSKLGRVALHRLVPLSDFDLVLTDSRAPEDSLLEMRENGIRYDVV; this is encoded by the coding sequence ATGACGACCTCCAACTCTCCCGAGCGCAACCGGCCCGCCCAGCGGCAGGCCGAGATCGCCGAGCATGTCCTGCAGCACGGCTCCATGTCGGCCAACGATCTCTCCGAACTGTTCGGCGTCAGTCTCATGACCATCCACCGCGATCTCGACGAGCTGGAGCGTCAGGGCATCGTGCACAAGTTCCGCGGTGGCGTGAGCGCGCAGCCGTCCAGCGTCTTCGAGAGCAACGTGACCTATCGGCTGCGTACCGCCCGCGAGGAGAAGGTCGCTCTCGCCCGCCGCGCCCGCGCGCTCATCGAGCCGGGCATGGCCGTCATGCTCGACGACTCGACGACCACACTGGAGCTGGCCCGCCTCCTTGAGGACGCCGCTCCGCTGACCGTCATCACCAACTTCCTGGAGACCATCAAACTGGTCGCGGGCATGCGCGGCATCCGGTTGATCACCCTCGGCGGGGAGTACTACCCGACGCACGACTCGTTCCTCGGTGTGCCGTGCATCGAGGCGATCGAGGCGCTGCGCGTCGACATGTTGTTCGCCTCCGTCTCCGCGGTGTCGAACAACTACGCCTACCACCAGGAGCAGGAGATCGTCCTGGTGAAGCGGGCGATGATCCGTGCGGCCCAGAAGTCGGTGCTCTCGGTCGATCACAGCAAACTCGGCCGCGTCGCCCTGCACCGGCTCGTCCCGCTGTCCGACTTCGATCTCGTCCTCACCGACTCGCGTGCCCCCGAGGACAGCCTGCTGGAGATGCGGGAGAACGGAATCCGCTATGACGTCGTCTGA
- a CDS encoding histidine phosphatase family protein has protein sequence MTTTVVLARHGRTPWHHPNRYTGRSDIGLDDVGTDQARALAEWAPSQGFTSIASSHLSRAVATLAPVAAALGKHPTVDPRLRELDFGIAEGRTLADVRAEHPEVAARFVADPARDHFPEGEAPADAVARALAGLGDLATADPGGRILVVAHSTLIRLLVCEVLGVPLGDYRRRLPALAPGSTTTFRLSGGDDSAALLAYNVPVSRGWTT, from the coding sequence GTGACCACGACCGTCGTCCTCGCCCGCCACGGCCGGACCCCCTGGCACCATCCCAACCGCTACACCGGCCGCAGCGACATCGGGCTCGACGACGTCGGGACGGACCAGGCCCGGGCACTGGCCGAGTGGGCACCGTCCCAGGGATTCACCAGCATCGCCAGCTCGCACCTCTCCCGTGCGGTCGCCACCCTCGCGCCGGTCGCGGCGGCCCTCGGGAAGCACCCCACCGTCGACCCCAGGCTGCGTGAGCTCGACTTCGGCATCGCCGAGGGGCGCACCCTCGCCGACGTCCGCGCGGAGCATCCCGAGGTCGCCGCCCGGTTCGTGGCCGACCCCGCCCGCGACCACTTCCCGGAGGGGGAGGCCCCCGCCGACGCCGTGGCACGTGCCCTGGCCGGACTCGGCGACCTCGCCACCGCCGACCCCGGCGGCCGGATCCTCGTCGTCGCCCACTCCACCCTGATCCGCCTGCTGGTCTGCGAGGTGCTCGGCGTGCCGCTCGGCGACTACCGGCGGCGGCTGCCGGCCCTCGCCCCGGGCTCCACGACAACGTTCCGGCTCTCCGGCGGAGACGATTCGGCGGCGCTGCTGGCGTACAACGTGCCGGTGTCCCGAGGATGGACCACATGA
- a CDS encoding FGGY-family carbohydrate kinase, with protein MTLLLERGPRLLMRTDQPAQVWAGVDVGTQSLRVVLVDDTGRVAGHGAGSLTSHRAGAVHEQDPAQWWAVLGSAFRQALKDVDPRAVLGVAICGTSGTFLLADAVAGTPLTPALMYDDARASAEAPDVTAALGHATQPSWALPKLVHLLRTGPAPLRAGLESGHVRMVHCPDHLAERLVGGPVATDWSHALKTGYDLDELDWPTGALGRLGLSPAVLPAVVRPGTPLGTVSASGADHTGLPVGTPVLAGMSDGCAAQIAAGALAPGSWNSVLGTTLVLKGVTATRIVDPANVIYSHRHPDGGWLPGGASSVGAGILERRFPSGDRDALDRAAARYEPSGGIAYPLAGRGERFPFFAPDAEGFELGTPVDEADRYAAVLQGVAFVERLAYSTLRHLGADVDGPLSATGGAVRSRYWTQLRADILGRPIRLPASPEPAFGMAVLAAAGKDGLHATSRHFVRIAETVDPRPGSAERFADAYGGFVDELADRGHLEPDLARYAKEQP; from the coding sequence ATGACTCTTCTGCTCGAGCGGGGGCCGCGACTTCTCATGCGCACAGACCAACCAGCCCAGGTGTGGGCGGGTGTCGACGTCGGCACTCAGAGCCTGCGGGTCGTCCTCGTCGACGACACCGGCCGTGTCGCCGGACACGGGGCGGGAAGCCTGACCAGCCACCGCGCGGGCGCTGTGCACGAGCAGGACCCGGCGCAGTGGTGGGCGGTGCTCGGCAGCGCGTTCCGCCAGGCCCTGAAGGACGTCGATCCCCGGGCCGTCCTGGGGGTCGCGATCTGCGGCACCTCCGGGACCTTCCTGCTCGCCGACGCCGTGGCCGGCACGCCCCTCACCCCGGCCCTGATGTATGACGACGCCCGGGCCTCCGCCGAGGCACCCGACGTGACGGCCGCCCTCGGCCACGCGACGCAGCCCTCGTGGGCCCTGCCGAAACTCGTGCACCTGCTGCGCACCGGTCCCGCCCCGCTCCGCGCCGGCCTGGAGTCCGGGCACGTCCGGATGGTCCACTGCCCCGACCACCTCGCCGAACGCCTGGTCGGCGGCCCCGTCGCCACCGACTGGAGTCACGCGCTCAAGACGGGATACGACCTCGACGAGCTCGACTGGCCCACCGGGGCGCTCGGCAGACTCGGCCTCTCCCCGGCGGTCCTGCCCGCGGTGGTGCGCCCAGGCACACCGCTCGGTACGGTGTCCGCGTCCGGGGCGGACCATACCGGGCTGCCCGTCGGCACCCCGGTCCTCGCGGGCATGAGCGACGGCTGTGCCGCGCAGATCGCCGCCGGCGCGCTCGCTCCCGGCAGCTGGAACTCCGTGCTCGGCACGACCCTCGTCCTCAAGGGGGTCACCGCCACCCGCATCGTCGACCCGGCCAACGTGATCTACTCGCACCGCCACCCCGACGGCGGCTGGCTGCCCGGCGGTGCCTCCAGCGTCGGTGCCGGCATCCTCGAACGCCGGTTCCCGAGCGGCGACCGCGACGCCCTCGACCGGGCCGCCGCCCGGTACGAGCCGTCGGGCGGCATCGCCTATCCCCTGGCCGGCCGCGGCGAGCGGTTCCCCTTCTTCGCGCCGGACGCGGAGGGCTTCGAGCTCGGCACCCCGGTGGACGAGGCCGACCGGTACGCCGCCGTCCTGCAGGGCGTCGCGTTCGTCGAACGACTCGCCTACTCCACGCTGCGCCATCTCGGCGCCGACGTGGACGGGCCGCTGTCGGCGACCGGGGGTGCCGTCCGCAGCCGCTACTGGACGCAGCTGCGCGCCGACATCCTGGGCCGGCCGATACGCCTCCCGGCGAGCCCCGAACCGGCGTTCGGCATGGCCGTCCTCGCCGCCGCGGGGAAGGACGGCCTCCACGCGACGTCCCGGCACTTCGTCCGCATCGCCGAGACCGTCGATCCCCGACCCGGGTCCGCGGAACGGTTCGCCGACGCCTACGGTGGTTTCGTCGACGAGCTGGCCGATCGCGGCCATCTCGAGCCTGACCTCGCTCGTTACGCCAAGGAGCAACCGTGA
- a CDS encoding inorganic phosphate transporter — MEVGMVVAAVFAVFTGFNDAGAQVGLGTRARGLPPLAALALLATAVAVAPLVVGTAVAATLDGRLVAYPGGDGRAGLYVGVAVAVAVTVGLGWRGLPTSLTLALVGGIAGAGTGGGGDVSWPVIASVLAAAAAAPVAGALIAGAACRLVRGLPHVGTAGIRLRWLHIAAFSAGCVAYGANDGQKVLAVYFATRDGTLHGAADLVPVLVLLGACFLAGGLAGLPRLAAGLGGMLTPTRTDTLVATELTGASVVLGTAALGSPVSMTQSLAGALIGTGLARGTRRVRWRGVLALGRAWLFTLPLAYGLAALANATIGALS, encoded by the coding sequence GTGGAGGTCGGGATGGTGGTGGCGGCCGTCTTCGCCGTGTTCACCGGCTTCAACGACGCCGGTGCCCAGGTCGGTCTGGGCACCCGGGCCCGTGGACTGCCGCCCCTGGCCGCACTCGCACTGCTCGCGACAGCGGTCGCGGTCGCGCCCCTGGTCGTCGGTACGGCGGTCGCCGCCACCCTCGACGGCCGGCTCGTCGCCTACCCCGGCGGCGACGGACGCGCCGGACTGTACGTCGGGGTCGCGGTCGCGGTCGCCGTCACCGTCGGGCTCGGCTGGCGCGGGCTGCCGACCAGCCTCACTCTCGCACTCGTCGGCGGGATCGCCGGTGCCGGCACCGGGGGCGGCGGCGACGTCTCCTGGCCTGTCATCGCCTCCGTGCTCGCCGCCGCGGCCGCCGCCCCCGTGGCCGGAGCGCTCATCGCGGGCGCCGCCTGCCGCCTGGTGCGTGGCCTGCCGCACGTCGGCACGGCCGGTATCCGGCTGCGGTGGCTGCACATCGCGGCCTTCTCCGCCGGATGCGTCGCCTACGGCGCCAACGACGGGCAGAAGGTTCTCGCCGTGTACTTCGCCACCCGCGACGGCACGCTCCACGGTGCGGCGGACCTCGTACCGGTGCTGGTCCTGCTCGGTGCCTGCTTCCTCGCCGGTGGGCTGGCCGGACTCCCCAGACTCGCGGCCGGACTCGGCGGCATGCTCACTCCCACGCGCACCGACACCCTCGTCGCCACCGAGCTCACCGGCGCGAGCGTCGTTCTCGGCACCGCCGCGCTCGGCTCCCCGGTGAGCATGACCCAGTCCCTCGCCGGGGCGCTCATCGGCACCGGCCTCGCCCGCGGCACCCGTCGGGTGCGGTGGCGCGGGGTCCTCGCCCTCGGCCGCGCGTGGCTGTTCACGCTACCTCTCGCCTACGGGCTCGCCGCGCTCGCCAACGCCACGATCGGAGCACTGAGTTGA
- a CDS encoding DUF47 domain-containing protein, with the protein MSPGRVRRVLRDLSGRTDRTLAGLVVAQVRAAARGVVLARAAVDGALHPAEARRRMALVEHEGDADRARLISRLRRSVTSPIDREDLFRLSRSVDDILDTLRDFVREVDLYEASPDPLHGPILAALADGVDRLATAVELLADRPRDAADAALQAKKGGVRPAYQQAVAVLLTRPEPSLTSLLLLNRLDTAGAHLAAAADALADGVVKRFQ; encoded by the coding sequence ATGAGCCCCGGACGTGTACGCCGTGTCCTGCGCGACCTGTCCGGCCGTACCGACCGGACACTCGCCGGTCTCGTGGTCGCCCAGGTCCGCGCCGCCGCCCGCGGAGTGGTGCTCGCCCGCGCCGCCGTGGACGGCGCCCTGCATCCCGCGGAGGCCCGCCGCCGGATGGCCCTCGTCGAGCACGAGGGCGATGCTGACCGGGCACGGCTCATCAGCCGGCTGCGCCGTAGCGTGACCTCCCCCATCGATCGCGAGGACCTGTTCCGGCTCTCCCGCAGTGTGGACGACATTCTCGACACCCTGCGCGACTTCGTCCGCGAGGTCGACCTCTACGAAGCCTCGCCCGACCCCCTGCACGGGCCGATACTGGCCGCTCTCGCCGACGGGGTCGACCGGCTCGCCACCGCGGTCGAGCTGCTCGCCGACCGGCCGCGCGACGCCGCCGACGCGGCGCTGCAAGCGAAGAAAGGCGGTGTACGACCCGCGTACCAGCAGGCCGTCGCGGTCCTGCTCACCCGACCCGAACCATCCCTCACCTCCCTGCTCCTGCTCAACCGGCTTGACACCGCGGGGGCGCATCTCGCCGCCGCGGCCGACGCCCTCGCCGACGGCGTCGTCAAACGATTCCAGTGA
- a CDS encoding phage baseplate protein, with protein sequence MPTRRTFLISGAMTGAALLAGGPAAAAVPRADRFDCAAPGARLLGGVPLHNATVMQSFAFDDVNGCLYVVQLVAGGLQLPGEPEPVSGALRAKDGDLCLTRLDRTGRETGHMYLLGFGHGVQIGAEPQGRGTFLWTEVDSVTDDDISGWGSRLCRFPFVDGSILTRDSPGLVRHVPVPGADRTTCGTDPVNRRLVMRHRVDGAFRYALYDLNDVRHHRYRPLAEVAQPELAYSFQGYATYGSYLYLLEGTSGAAPGNTHLTCVDWRTGAVVDRQFVSDGAEVEFREPEGMAIQVAGPKEVRLCFGFASGVTGDRRANVYYKDALV encoded by the coding sequence ATGCCGACACGACGTACCTTCCTCATCAGCGGTGCCATGACGGGCGCCGCCCTCCTCGCGGGCGGCCCCGCCGCCGCGGCCGTGCCGAGAGCCGACCGTTTCGACTGTGCCGCACCGGGTGCGCGGCTGCTCGGAGGGGTGCCCCTGCACAACGCGACCGTCATGCAGTCGTTCGCGTTCGACGACGTCAACGGTTGTCTCTATGTCGTGCAGCTCGTGGCCGGCGGCCTGCAGCTGCCCGGCGAGCCCGAGCCTGTCAGCGGCGCCCTGCGCGCCAAAGACGGTGACCTGTGCCTCACCCGGCTCGACCGCACCGGACGTGAGACCGGCCACATGTATCTGCTCGGCTTCGGGCACGGTGTGCAGATCGGCGCGGAGCCCCAGGGCCGGGGCACGTTCCTGTGGACCGAGGTCGACTCGGTCACCGACGACGACATCAGCGGCTGGGGCTCCCGGCTGTGCCGGTTCCCGTTCGTCGACGGCTCCATCCTCACCCGGGACTCTCCCGGCCTCGTACGGCATGTCCCCGTGCCCGGCGCCGACCGCACGACCTGCGGCACCGACCCCGTCAACCGCCGGCTGGTCATGCGGCACCGCGTCGACGGCGCGTTCCGCTACGCGCTGTACGACCTGAACGACGTCCGGCACCACAGGTACCGGCCGCTCGCCGAGGTCGCCCAGCCGGAGCTGGCGTACTCCTTCCAGGGATACGCGACGTACGGGTCGTACCTGTACCTCCTGGAGGGGACCTCCGGGGCGGCACCCGGGAACACGCACCTGACCTGTGTCGATTGGCGGACGGGGGCGGTCGTCGACCGGCAGTTCGTGTCGGACGGCGCGGAGGTCGAATTCCGCGAGCCGGAGGGCATGGCGATCCAGGTCGCCGGTCCGAAGGAGGTGCGGCTGTGCTTCGGATTCGCCTCGGGAGTCACCGGTGACCGCCGGGCCAACGTGTACTACAAGGACGCGCTGGTCTGA
- a CDS encoding S8 family serine peptidase, translated as MRVLIQLRPSPDVVAAVADPEVTATTADVADGLPGVVLDASFTPVAVPRPVPGAGGDPLSLNQALTFSLAADDASVMVRGEISDDELSTRLTLLPTLRNDVVGVFADPVIESNLTCGGDAPVGDWHDVERLLRVAELQAEGLDGSGVALAVLDTGINAAHVSRQLGRDLSLDKERSWNPDGVTGRPGEFPVNHGTMCAFDALIGAPEATLIDIPVLLSERPGGSALDGLLSDAVAAFAHLRTVLENQPVASRALVVSNSWGSFSPRWDFPVGHPGNYSDNPAHPFNLIVASLEQAGADVLFAAGNCGRECKDGRCAYPDRPIAGANSHSGVLSIGGVDTRGERVGYSSQGPGRLTLRKPDICSYTHFSGSKAFGAGAPDSGTSAACPVAAGLVAAIRTRWPAAGLSPAQLRTLLRRTADDRSDVGFDYDYGYGTADTAGVLASLRRRAARVA; from the coding sequence ATGCGGGTACTGATCCAGCTCCGCCCTTCTCCGGACGTCGTCGCGGCGGTCGCCGATCCCGAGGTGACCGCGACGACGGCCGACGTCGCCGACGGTCTGCCCGGGGTCGTCCTGGACGCCTCCTTCACGCCGGTCGCCGTGCCGCGCCCGGTGCCCGGGGCCGGAGGCGATCCCCTCTCCCTGAACCAGGCGTTGACCTTCTCCCTCGCCGCCGACGACGCCTCGGTCATGGTCCGGGGGGAGATCTCCGACGACGAGCTGTCCACCCGGCTCACCCTGCTGCCCACTCTCCGCAACGACGTCGTGGGGGTGTTCGCCGACCCGGTCATCGAGTCGAACCTCACCTGCGGCGGCGACGCCCCGGTGGGCGACTGGCACGACGTGGAGCGGCTGCTGCGCGTGGCGGAGCTGCAGGCGGAGGGCCTGGACGGGTCGGGGGTCGCACTGGCCGTCCTGGACACCGGCATCAACGCCGCCCACGTGAGCCGTCAGCTCGGACGCGACCTGTCCTTGGACAAGGAGCGGAGCTGGAACCCCGACGGGGTGACCGGCAGGCCGGGCGAGTTCCCGGTCAACCACGGCACGATGTGCGCGTTCGACGCGTTGATCGGCGCTCCCGAGGCGACACTGATCGACATTCCCGTGCTGCTCTCCGAACGGCCGGGCGGCTCGGCCCTGGACGGCCTGCTGTCGGACGCGGTCGCGGCCTTCGCCCATCTGCGCACCGTCCTGGAGAACCAGCCTGTCGCGTCACGGGCCCTGGTGGTCAGCAACAGCTGGGGCTCTTTCTCCCCCCGCTGGGACTTCCCCGTCGGCCATCCCGGCAACTACTCCGACAATCCCGCCCACCCGTTCAACCTGATCGTCGCCAGCCTGGAGCAGGCGGGCGCGGACGTGCTGTTCGCCGCCGGGAACTGCGGGCGCGAGTGCAAGGACGGCCGGTGCGCGTATCCGGACCGGCCGATCGCGGGCGCCAACTCCCACTCGGGGGTGCTGTCCATCGGCGGCGTGGACACCCGCGGCGAGCGGGTCGGATACTCCTCCCAGGGTCCCGGCCGCCTCACCCTCCGCAAGCCGGACATCTGCTCCTACACCCACTTCTCCGGTTCCAAGGCCTTCGGCGCCGGCGCGCCCGACTCGGGCACCTCGGCCGCGTGCCCCGTCGCCGCGGGACTGGTCGCGGCCATCCGCACCAGATGGCCCGCCGCCGGCCTCTCCCCCGCCCAGCTCCGCACCCTGCTCCGCCGCACCGCCGACGACCGCAGCGACGTCGGGTTCGACTACGACTACGGCTACGGCACCGCCGACACGGCGGGGGTGCTCGCGTCGTTGCGGCGCAGGGCAGCACGCGTGGCGTGA
- a CDS encoding spermidine synthase, with protein sequence MTAAAETTPPTYPDAPSRRWLSTRPRLIVASAFMLFLELALIRWTGSNIVHLSYFTNFVLLGSFLGIGLGFLRVGRTTRQPYYSPITLAVLVLVILFFPVTVDRQTEGVLYWTSLSTVGPPPWLILPVIFVAAAIVLMGPAELVGRCFPELDRLEAYRYDLVGSLTGIALFTGLSFLSAPPVVWGTIAAAAYLVLLWPRTAAGRIALAVPSLVVVAALAVETLTAGALWSPYYKVTYNRLDHGGVPVMDIQVNGIPHQQAVPAANRLEWERQYALPYERAAAQKLDDVLIVGAGSGTDVAIALAKGAKHVDAVEIDPKLRELGQTYHPDRPYADPRVTTVVTDGRAFLEGASGRYDLILFALPDSLTLVSGASSLRLESYLFTQQAMEAARDHLKPGGTFSMYNYYRESWLVDRLAATMQAAFGHEPCVDIVSETGQQAVITAGLSAQTQSCGAEWAGANAGTPQPTGDDRPFLYLKDRTIPEIYLITLGLILIVSLLAVRLVAGPYTRMRPYADLFLLGVAFLLLETKSVTGFALLFGTTWVVNAIVFAGVLVAVLAAVEVTRRVKVPPLPVMYGVLLGGLVLAWLVPNSWLLGLPLPLRAVVAVVVAFLPIFAANVVFAKRFADSADGTTAFGANLLGAMVGGCLEYLALVIGYQALLIVAGLLYLGAFVLLPRSARAA encoded by the coding sequence ATGACCGCAGCGGCCGAGACGACGCCCCCCACCTATCCCGACGCCCCATCCAGACGCTGGCTGAGCACCCGCCCGAGGCTGATCGTGGCCAGCGCCTTCATGCTCTTCCTGGAGCTGGCGCTGATCCGGTGGACCGGATCGAACATCGTGCATTTGAGCTATTTCACGAACTTCGTTCTGCTCGGCTCGTTCCTCGGCATCGGACTCGGCTTCCTGCGGGTGGGACGCACGACGCGACAGCCGTACTACTCGCCGATCACGCTGGCCGTCCTCGTACTGGTCATCCTGTTCTTCCCGGTCACCGTGGACCGGCAGACCGAGGGTGTTCTGTACTGGACCAGCCTGAGCACCGTCGGCCCGCCGCCGTGGCTGATCCTGCCGGTGATCTTCGTGGCGGCGGCGATCGTGCTGATGGGCCCGGCCGAGCTGGTCGGCCGCTGCTTCCCCGAGCTGGACCGCCTGGAGGCCTACCGCTACGACCTGGTGGGCAGCCTCACCGGCATCGCGCTGTTCACCGGGCTGTCCTTCCTCAGCGCGCCCCCCGTCGTATGGGGGACGATCGCCGCGGCCGCCTACCTGGTGCTGCTGTGGCCGCGCACGGCCGCCGGGCGGATCGCGCTGGCCGTCCCCTCGCTGGTCGTCGTCGCGGCGCTCGCGGTGGAGACGCTGACCGCGGGGGCGCTGTGGTCGCCCTACTACAAGGTGACCTACAACCGCCTCGACCACGGCGGCGTCCCGGTGATGGACATCCAGGTCAACGGCATCCCGCACCAGCAGGCCGTACCGGCCGCCAACCGGCTGGAGTGGGAGCGGCAGTACGCGCTGCCGTACGAGCGGGCGGCGGCGCAGAAGCTGGACGACGTCCTGATCGTCGGCGCGGGCAGCGGCACCGACGTGGCGATCGCGCTGGCCAAGGGCGCCAAGCACGTGGACGCGGTGGAGATCGACCCCAAGCTCCGTGAGCTCGGCCAGACCTACCACCCGGACCGGCCCTACGCGGACCCCCGCGTCACCACCGTGGTCACCGACGGCCGCGCGTTCCTGGAGGGTGCCTCCGGCAGGTACGACCTGATCCTCTTCGCGCTGCCCGACTCGCTCACCCTGGTGTCCGGGGCGAGCTCGCTGCGGCTGGAGAGCTACCTGTTCACCCAGCAGGCCATGGAGGCGGCCAGGGACCACCTCAAGCCCGGCGGCACCTTCTCGATGTACAACTACTACCGGGAGAGCTGGCTGGTGGACCGGCTCGCCGCCACCATGCAGGCCGCCTTCGGGCACGAGCCGTGCGTGGACATCGTCAGCGAGACCGGCCAGCAGGCCGTGATCACCGCGGGCCTCAGCGCCCAGACCCAGAGCTGCGGCGCCGAGTGGGCCGGTGCGAACGCCGGCACCCCGCAGCCGACCGGCGACGACCGGCCGTTCCTCTACCTGAAGGACCGGACGATCCCGGAGATCTACCTCATCACCCTCGGCCTGATCCTGATCGTGAGCCTGCTCGCGGTCCGGCTGGTCGCCGGGCCGTACACCCGGATGCGCCCCTACGCCGACCTGTTCCTGCTGGGCGTGGCGTTCCTGTTGCTGGAGACCAAGAGCGTGACCGGGTTCGCGCTGCTGTTCGGCACGACCTGGGTGGTGAACGCGATCGTGTTCGCCGGGGTGCTGGTCGCCGTGCTCGCCGCGGTGGAGGTGACCCGCCGCGTCAAGGTCCCGCCGTTGCCCGTCATGTACGGCGTGCTCCTCGGCGGCCTGGTGCTGGCCTGGCTGGTACCCAACTCCTGGCTGCTGGGCCTGCCGCTGCCGTTGCGGGCGGTGGTCGCCGTGGTCGTGGCGTTCCTGCCGATCTTCGCGGCCAACGTGGTGTTCGCCAAGCGCTTCGCCGACTCCGCCGACGGCACGACCGCCTTCGGCGCCAACCTGCTGGGCGCCATGGTCGGCGGCTGCCTGGAGTATCTGGCACTGGTGATCGGCTACCAGGCACTGCTGATCGTGGCGGGCCTGCTCTACCTGGGGGCCTTCGTGCTGCTTCCCCGGAGCGCCAGGGCCGCCTGA
- a CDS encoding LCP family protein codes for MHLGQDSGDLTGDGGKRRTGRRGASREGQPGAGETPGTPDTRVAGAPGAENPEGSEQSAEATRQVRRPARAPEPDQVRQTAPGPDQVRQTAPGPDQHGRPGQGQEAGQDGTSGQGQETGPGQASGQATAPGPTRRSGRAKGSGRRPGTETAPPGSPAPPNRPRFAKPLTTGALIGWTLLSAVLPGAAHLRAGRRRTGYIMLGTFGVLLLAVLIGGFVLAGNAGFAARDGSLLAGAIIAGVAALCWFLVVLSSYVSLRPNRLTGRGQIVSGVVAGVLCVSVMAPFALTASTVLTIKETANTIFPSIHDDLTTATFKPEDPWNGRDRVNFLLIGGDGAGNREGVRTDSMNVASVDVATGNTVMFSLPRNLQHVRFNPAGPLGKRFPNGFMRELPNGGLLNEVWQYGEEHPEVVPGKNETRGPRALMDAIGQTLNLKIDYYALVNMFGFAHLVDAIGGLKIRVDNDVKWGGHYGTAGTIKAGYQKLSGEEALWYGRSRVESDDFSRMARQRCVIGAFAKQATPQVVLTNFAKISTVAKQMAKTNIPREMLEKVTELALRVKDAKITSLQFVPPDFWPGSPDWQKIRTAAARALRQSTQPSRRALAAGVTASPGASGSTPTPAPTRTATVRPSQTPTQNSKAAKSLDELCGF; via the coding sequence ATGCACCTTGGGCAGGACTCGGGGGATCTCACCGGTGACGGCGGGAAACGGCGCACCGGGCGACGCGGGGCGAGCCGCGAGGGGCAGCCCGGCGCAGGCGAGACGCCGGGCACCCCTGACACGCGAGTCGCGGGAGCGCCGGGCGCCGAAAACCCGGAGGGGTCCGAGCAGTCGGCGGAGGCCACCAGGCAGGTGCGGCGGCCCGCGCGGGCACCGGAGCCGGACCAGGTCCGCCAGACCGCACCGGGCCCGGACCAGGTCCGCCAGACCGCACCAGGCCCAGACCAGCACGGGAGACCCGGCCAGGGCCAGGAGGCAGGGCAGGACGGGACATCCGGCCAGGGCCAGGAGACAGGGCCCGGCCAGGCCTCCGGTCAGGCCACGGCGCCCGGCCCCACCCGGAGATCCGGACGCGCCAAGGGGTCCGGGCGGAGACCCGGGACCGAAACCGCACCCCCCGGCTCCCCTGCCCCCCCGAACCGGCCGCGGTTCGCCAAACCGCTGACGACCGGCGCGCTCATCGGCTGGACCCTGCTGTCGGCGGTCCTGCCCGGTGCCGCGCACCTGCGTGCCGGGCGCCGCCGTACCGGCTACATCATGCTCGGCACCTTCGGCGTGCTGCTGCTGGCCGTGCTGATCGGCGGCTTCGTCCTGGCCGGCAACGCCGGCTTCGCCGCCCGGGACGGCTCGCTCCTGGCCGGGGCGATCATCGCCGGGGTCGCCGCGCTCTGCTGGTTCCTGGTGGTGCTGTCGTCCTACGTCTCCCTGCGGCCCAACCGGCTGACCGGCAGGGGACAGATCGTCTCGGGCGTCGTGGCCGGTGTGCTGTGCGTGTCGGTGATGGCGCCGTTCGCGCTGACCGCGAGCACCGTGCTGACCATCAAGGAGACGGCCAACACCATCTTCCCGAGCATCCACGACGACCTGACGACGGCCACGTTCAAGCCCGAGGACCCGTGGAACGGACGCGACCGGGTGAACTTCCTGCTCATCGGCGGCGACGGGGCGGGCAACCGGGAGGGCGTGCGGACCGACAGCATGAACGTGGCCAGCGTGGACGTCGCCACCGGCAACACGGTCATGTTCAGCCTGCCCCGCAACCTGCAGCACGTCCGCTTCAACCCCGCCGGCCCGCTCGGCAAACGCTTCCCGAACGGCTTCATGCGCGAACTGCCCAACGGCGGGCTGCTCAACGAGGTCTGGCAGTACGGCGAGGAGCACCCCGAGGTCGTGCCGGGCAAGAACGAGACACGGGGTCCCCGGGCGCTCATGGACGCCATCGGCCAGACGCTCAACCTGAAGATCGACTACTACGCCCTGGTGAACATGTTCGGCTTCGCCCACCTGGTGGACGCCATCGGCGGTCTGAAGATCCGGGTGGACAACGACGTCAAGTGGGGCGGCCACTACGGCACCGCGGGCACGATCAAGGCCGGCTACCAGAAGCTGTCCGGCGAGGAGGCGCTCTGGTACGGCCGCTCCCGCGTCGAGAGCGACGACTTCTCCCGGATGGCCCGCCAGCGGTGCGTCATCGGCGCCTTCGCCAAACAGGCCACTCCTCAGGTCGTGCTCACCAACTTCGCCAAGATCTCGACCGTCGCCAAGCAGATGGCCAAGACCAACATCCCCCGCGAGATGCTGGAGAAGGTGACCGAGCTCGCTCTCCGGGTCAAGGACGCCAAGATCACCAGCCTGCAGTTCGTGCCGCCGGACTTCTGGCCCGGTTCCCCCGACTGGCAGAAGATCCGCACCGCGGCCGCCAGAGCGCTGCGCCAGTCCACCCAGCCCAGCCGCCGCGCCCTGGCCGCCGGCGTGACGGCCTCTCCCGGCGCGAGCGGCAGCACTCCCACTCCGGCCCCCACCAGGACCGCGACGGTCCGGCCGAGCCAGACCCCGACCCAGAACAGCAAGGCCGCCAAGTCCCTCGACGAGCTCTGCGGATTCTGA